One window from the genome of Phycisphaerales bacterium encodes:
- a CDS encoding insulinase family protein translates to MPCEFKTAQLPNGLRLVAEVDPQSYTAAAGFFVRTGSRDEQAEVMGVSHFLEHMMFKGTPRRSADDVNREFDELGANYNAFTSQEMTAFWAHVMPEYLAPALDLLADIMRPALREEDFQTERGVILEEIAMYADMPFWRLYEASMEHYYQNHPLAYRVLGTNETIGKLQRDAMAAYFNDRYSADNTVLALAGNLDFDATVDAVGKWCGTWKRTDTKRHYGGLRLGDHHFTLDDPNANRHYMLMIAPAPAADDDRRYAASMLANLLGDQEGSLLYWALVEPGIAEEAQVGFDGRDKVGEYYVFASCPPERAAQVEEIVNDQIARCLNLVTEDDLVRLRNKTATSVTLAGERPAGRMKRLGRVWTYLQRYSTLEEELARIQAVTLDDVRAVYEAFPFRPRTVGHLRPASQK, encoded by the coding sequence GAATTCAAGACGGCCCAACTGCCCAACGGCCTGCGACTCGTCGCCGAGGTCGATCCACAGTCCTACACCGCCGCGGCCGGCTTCTTCGTCCGCACCGGCAGCCGCGATGAGCAGGCCGAGGTCATGGGCGTGAGCCACTTCCTCGAGCACATGATGTTCAAGGGCACGCCCCGCCGCAGCGCCGACGATGTGAACCGCGAGTTCGACGAACTCGGCGCCAACTACAACGCCTTCACCAGCCAGGAGATGACCGCCTTCTGGGCCCACGTCATGCCCGAGTATCTTGCCCCCGCCCTCGACCTGCTCGCCGACATCATGCGACCCGCCCTGCGCGAGGAAGACTTCCAGACCGAGCGCGGCGTGATCCTCGAAGAGATCGCCATGTATGCCGACATGCCCTTCTGGCGACTCTACGAAGCCTCCATGGAGCACTATTACCAGAACCACCCGCTCGCCTACCGCGTGCTCGGCACCAACGAAACCATCGGCAAACTCCAGCGAGACGCCATGGCGGCTTACTTCAACGATCGCTACTCGGCCGACAATACCGTCCTCGCGCTGGCCGGCAATCTCGACTTCGACGCCACCGTCGACGCCGTGGGCAAGTGGTGCGGCACATGGAAGCGCACCGACACCAAACGCCACTACGGCGGCCTGCGTCTCGGCGACCACCACTTCACTCTCGATGACCCCAACGCCAATCGGCACTACATGCTTATGATCGCCCCGGCTCCTGCCGCCGATGACGACCGCCGCTACGCCGCGTCGATGCTCGCCAACCTGCTCGGCGATCAGGAAGGTTCGCTGCTCTACTGGGCCCTCGTTGAACCCGGCATCGCCGAGGAAGCGCAGGTCGGCTTCGACGGCCGCGACAAGGTCGGCGAGTACTACGTCTTTGCTTCCTGCCCGCCCGAGCGCGCCGCGCAGGTCGAAGAGATCGTCAACGATCAGATCGCCCGCTGTCTCAACCTCGTCACCGAGGATGATCTCGTCCGCCTCCGCAACAAGACGGCGACGTCGGTGACTCTCGCCGGAGAGCGGCCCGCCGGCCGCATGAAGCGCCTCGGCCGCGTCTGGACCTACCTGCAGCGTTACTCGACGCTCGAAGAAGAACTCGCCCGTATCCAGGCCGTCACGCTCGACGATGTCCGGGCGGTGTACGAGGCGTTCCCGTTCCGACCGAGGACGGTCGGGCATCTGCGGCCCGCCAGTCAGAAATAG